One window from the genome of Dioscorea cayenensis subsp. rotundata cultivar TDr96_F1 chromosome 3, TDr96_F1_v2_PseudoChromosome.rev07_lg8_w22 25.fasta, whole genome shotgun sequence encodes:
- the LOC120252878 gene encoding EVI5-like protein, with translation MDIRKASDEFEPDPNAPPPPRLVDRFGFVKQDQTNSPEGFKSRPANEHEREERRVKKWRKMIGVGGSDWKHYVRRKPHVVKRRIRKGIPDCLRGLVWQLISGSRDLLLMNPEVYEQLVLYETSASELDIIRDISRTFPSHVFFQQRHGPGQRSLYNVLKAYSVYDRDVGYVQGMGFIAGLLLLYMSEEDAFWLLVALLKGAVHAPMEGLYQAGLPLVQQYLFQFEQLVKEYMPKLGEHFSQEMINPSMYASQWFITVFSYSFPFPLALRIWDVFLYEGVKIVFQIGLALIRFCHDDLIKLPFEKLIHALKNFPEEAMNPDTLLPLAFSIKVSKRLDELEEEYQKKNEGPLQKSGPSHKRMMSLRLKQFSSKS, from the exons ATGGATATAAGGAAAGCAAGTGATGAATTTGAGCCAGATCCAAATGCTCCACCCCCACCTAGATTGGTAGACAGATTTGGCTTTGTGAAGCAAGATCAGACTAATTCTCCTGAAGGCTTTAAGAGCAGGCCTGCAAATGAACATGAGAG GGAGGAAAGGAGGGTAAAAAAATGGAGGAAAATGATTGGTGTTGGTGGGAGCGATTGGAAGCATTACGTTAGAAGGAAGCCTCATGTTGTCAAGAGGCGTATACGGAAAGGAATTCCTGATTGCTTGAGAGGCCTTGTGTGGCAGCTGATTTCTGGAAGTCGAGATCTGTTGCTAATGAATCCTGAGGTTTATGAG CAACTTGTGTTATATGAGACATCTGCATCAGAATTGGACATAATTCGAGACATATCCCGAACATTCCCTTCACATGTTTTCTTTCAGCAGAGACATGGACCAGGTCAAAGGTCACTTTATAATGTTCTGAAGGCATACTCTGTATATGACAGGGATGTTGGTTATGTTCAG GGCATGGGCTTTATTGCTGGCCTCTTGCTTCTTTATATGAGTGAAGAAGATGCATTCTGGTTATTGGTTGCTTTACTGAAGGGTGCTGTTCATGCACCAATGGAAGGGTTATACCAG GCAGGTCTTCCACTTGTACAGCAATACCTGTTTCAATTTGAACAATTGGTGAAAGAATATATGCCCAAGTTAGGGGAGCATTTTTCTCAAGAGATGATCAACCCAAGCATGTATGCAAGCCAATGGTTTATAACTGTTTTCTCTTACTCATTTCCTTTCCCTTTGGCTCTTCGAATATGGGATGTTTTTCTCTACGAG GGTGTTAAGATTGTCTTCCAAATTGGGCTTGCGTTAATCAGGTTCTGCCATGATGACTTG ATAAAATTGCCTTTTGAGAAACTTATACATGCTCTGAAGAATTTTCCTGAAGAGGCAATGAATCCAGATACTTTATTACCTCTGGCTTTCTCAATCAAG GTATCGAAGCGCTTGGATGAGCTCGAAGAAGAAtatcagaaaaaaaatgaaggtcCTTTGCAGAAATCGGGGCCTTCACATAAGCGGATGATGTCTTTGAGGCTTAAACAATTTAGTAGCAAGTCTTGA